From the Leucobacter denitrificans genome, one window contains:
- the mshD gene encoding mycothiol synthase gives MVAVVAGAAGIEDARPLLDRAERFDGSSPISDQALLAVSQHQRDLWLFTEQGTDNAEVTAPIAVGVLGQGEVDLVVDPRERGRGVGSAALGTLLEKAPDALLAWAHGDNPAADALLAGAGFSPIRSLFRMALDPAKLPTANSNPYATKLPEGFTLRSFGGADDPAEWVRVNAAAFADHPEQGRVTEADFALMREEPWFDPHDLLLLEDADVRLAGFTWIKTVVDSDDEATGTETELYAIGVDPEHAGLGLGRALLDATLARMATHSPERVTLYVDGENERAVRMYEAVGFTVDSRSRQWRRGARIGS, from the coding sequence ATGGTCGCCGTGGTTGCTGGCGCTGCTGGTATTGAAGACGCGCGCCCGCTGCTCGATCGGGCCGAGCGGTTCGACGGTTCCTCCCCTATCTCAGATCAGGCACTCCTCGCGGTGTCGCAGCACCAACGCGACCTCTGGTTGTTCACTGAGCAGGGTACTGACAACGCAGAGGTCACGGCGCCGATCGCAGTCGGCGTACTCGGTCAGGGCGAGGTCGACCTGGTGGTAGATCCGCGAGAACGCGGCCGCGGTGTCGGTTCTGCGGCGCTCGGCACGCTGCTCGAAAAAGCTCCTGACGCGCTGCTTGCTTGGGCGCACGGAGACAATCCTGCCGCCGATGCACTGCTCGCTGGTGCAGGGTTTTCGCCGATCCGCTCACTTTTTCGCATGGCGCTCGACCCCGCGAAGCTGCCTACCGCAAACAGCAACCCGTATGCGACGAAACTTCCCGAGGGGTTCACGCTGCGTTCATTTGGTGGCGCCGATGATCCGGCCGAGTGGGTGCGCGTCAACGCGGCCGCCTTTGCAGATCACCCAGAGCAGGGCCGGGTGACGGAGGCCGACTTTGCGCTCATGCGCGAGGAGCCGTGGTTCGATCCACATGACTTACTGCTGCTCGAGGATGCGGATGTGAGGCTTGCTGGGTTTACCTGGATCAAGACGGTTGTTGACTCTGACGACGAAGCAACCGGCACCGAGACCGAGCTCTATGCGATCGGCGTTGACCCAGAGCACGCAGGTCTTGGACTCGGCCGCGCTCTGCTCGATGCAACGCTCGCCCGCATGGCCACACACTCGCCTGAGCGAGTGACGCTCTACGTCGATGGCGAAAATGAACGGGCGGTGCGCATGTATGAAGCTGTGGGGTTTACCGTAGATTCGCGCAGCAGGCAGTGGCGTAGGGGTGCCAGAATAGGGTCATGA
- a CDS encoding winged helix-turn-helix domain-containing protein: MQLLLLSAGEHTPLPSLEVLAHEVIMASIESPMYAFVSRSGSDGRGDFAPSAILIDGTTSPAAARNAALTLSGRTEIPRVALLRDAALAAITPEWDIADFLTPDASPAEIEVRLRLLIAKAATGETEQPGAVEESGIEIDESNFVAKVHGRTLDLTYKEYELLHFLALNPARVFTREQLLADVWGSDYFGGTRTVDVHVRRLRAKLGEHEWLISTVRGVGYGFARGRQEEED; this comes from the coding sequence ATGCAACTACTTCTCCTCAGTGCGGGCGAACACACTCCGCTTCCCTCACTCGAGGTGCTTGCGCACGAGGTCATCATGGCCTCAATTGAGTCGCCCATGTACGCGTTTGTTTCGCGAAGCGGATCGGACGGGCGCGGAGACTTTGCGCCGAGCGCGATCCTCATTGATGGCACCACCTCCCCCGCTGCCGCGCGAAATGCGGCACTGACGCTTTCCGGTCGCACCGAGATTCCGCGGGTTGCGCTACTTCGCGACGCGGCACTCGCTGCGATTACTCCCGAGTGGGACATCGCCGACTTTCTCACACCAGACGCGAGCCCAGCTGAGATAGAGGTGCGTCTCAGGCTACTCATTGCGAAGGCCGCGACCGGCGAAACCGAGCAGCCCGGTGCGGTCGAGGAATCGGGTATTGAGATAGACGAGTCGAACTTTGTGGCGAAGGTTCACGGACGCACGCTCGATCTCACCTACAAGGAGTACGAACTCCTCCATTTCCTCGCCCTCAACCCCGCCCGCGTGTTCACTCGCGAGCAGTTGCTCGCGGATGTCTGGGGTAGCGACTACTTTGGAGGTACCCGCACGGTCGACGTGCACGTTCGGCGGCTCCGGGCAAAACTCGGTGAGCACGAGTGGCTCATCAGCACGGTCCGGGGCGTTGGTTACGGTTTTGCGAGAGGTCGCCAAGAAGAGGAGGACTGA
- a CDS encoding YgfZ/GcvT domain-containing protein has translation MTSPFLNLPGAVGEVVASHYGAPVQEQRSLEAGDALVDLSHHGIVTVSGVDRLTWLHSMTSQQLAGLRAGESTETLLLDPNGRIEHAIRVVDDGETTWLLVDSDAAPALCAFLNRMRFALRVEIADRTEDFAAVLAFAGGSALPALRELQPAVIWEDPWAEITAGGIQYSNGEHPGSAWSATTLVFPRESLDEVAGLVRSGIVRAAGTMALDALEIRAWRPSQTGDVDERSIPHEFDWLRTAVHLNKGCYRGQETVAKVHNLGHPPRRLTLLHLDGSDGELPVPGALVFKAGEGGDAGARPVGRITRAALHHEWGGIALALLKRALPSDTPLEVRGGDEAADANAAPGALIAAAQEIIVPSDAGATRDIPKLKRL, from the coding sequence ATGACCAGTCCATTTCTTAATCTTCCTGGCGCGGTCGGCGAGGTCGTCGCGTCACACTACGGTGCGCCCGTGCAAGAGCAGCGTTCGCTCGAGGCCGGTGACGCACTGGTCGATCTGTCTCACCACGGCATCGTCACCGTTAGTGGTGTTGATCGGCTGACATGGTTGCACTCGATGACGAGCCAGCAGCTTGCGGGTCTTCGCGCGGGCGAAAGCACTGAGACTCTGCTTCTCGACCCAAATGGTCGCATCGAACATGCGATTCGCGTCGTTGATGACGGCGAAACAACCTGGTTGCTTGTTGACTCAGACGCTGCACCAGCACTCTGCGCATTCTTGAACCGCATGCGGTTCGCTTTGCGGGTTGAGATCGCAGATCGCACCGAAGATTTTGCCGCGGTCCTCGCCTTTGCTGGTGGATCGGCGCTGCCTGCGCTCCGAGAACTGCAACCGGCAGTGATCTGGGAAGACCCCTGGGCTGAGATTACGGCTGGTGGCATTCAATACTCGAACGGGGAGCATCCGGGTAGCGCGTGGAGCGCGACGACTCTGGTCTTTCCGAGGGAGTCCCTGGATGAGGTGGCAGGGCTCGTGCGATCCGGCATCGTACGTGCCGCGGGCACGATGGCGCTCGACGCTCTCGAGATCCGCGCTTGGCGTCCGTCGCAAACCGGTGACGTCGATGAACGATCCATTCCCCACGAGTTCGACTGGTTGCGCACAGCAGTGCACCTCAACAAGGGCTGTTACCGGGGGCAAGAGACCGTTGCGAAGGTGCACAACCTTGGGCACCCGCCGCGTAGGCTCACCCTCTTGCACCTCGATGGGTCAGATGGTGAGCTGCCGGTTCCCGGTGCGCTCGTGTTCAAAGCAGGCGAGGGCGGAGATGCGGGCGCTCGCCCGGTCGGCCGAATCACTCGTGCTGCGCTGCACCACGAGTGGGGTGGCATCGCGCTTGCGCTACTGAAGCGAGCCCTTCCGTCTGATACTCCTCTCGAGGTTCGAGGGGGCGACGAGGCTGCCGATGCAAATGCAGCCCCTGGTGCACTCATCGCCGCGGCGCAAGAGATTATTGTGCCGAGCGATGCTGGCGCGACGCGAGACATTCCAAAGCTGAAGCGGTTGTAG
- a CDS encoding phosphoglyceromutase, with amino-acid sequence MTNTLILLRHGQSEWNKKNLFTGWVDVRLTEQGRSEAANAGKLLAEAGKLPDVLFTSVLSRAIQTANLALEAADRMWIPVERSWRLNERHYGALQGLDKADTLQKYGEEQFMEWRRSFDTPPPALDDASEWSQANDPRYANIDGERPQTECLKDVVTRLVPYWEGNILPELNSGKTVLVTAHGNSLRALVKHLEQISDADIAALNIPTGMPLVYEINEDGTPTGKGQYLDPEAAAAGAAAVAAQGK; translated from the coding sequence ATGACGAACACGTTGATCCTGCTCCGTCACGGCCAGAGCGAGTGGAACAAGAAGAATCTATTCACGGGATGGGTCGATGTTCGACTCACTGAGCAGGGGCGCAGCGAGGCAGCTAACGCGGGTAAGCTGCTTGCCGAAGCGGGCAAGCTGCCTGACGTGCTCTTCACTTCGGTGCTGAGCCGCGCAATTCAGACCGCGAACCTCGCGCTCGAAGCCGCCGATCGCATGTGGATTCCGGTGGAACGCTCGTGGCGACTCAACGAACGTCACTACGGTGCACTTCAGGGACTCGACAAGGCAGACACACTGCAGAAATACGGCGAAGAGCAGTTTATGGAGTGGCGTCGTTCCTTTGATACTCCGCCGCCCGCGCTCGACGACGCCAGCGAGTGGTCGCAGGCGAATGATCCACGATACGCAAACATTGACGGCGAACGGCCGCAGACCGAGTGCCTCAAAGACGTCGTTACCAGGCTCGTTCCGTACTGGGAGGGCAACATTCTGCCCGAGCTCAACTCAGGCAAGACGGTGCTTGTCACCGCGCACGGCAACTCGCTGCGAGCACTCGTGAAGCATCTCGAGCAGATCTCAGACGCAGACATCGCTGCCCTCAACATTCCGACCGGAATGCCGCTCGTCTACGAGATCAACGAAGACGGCACCCCGACGGGTAAGGGTCAGTACCTCGATCCTGAAGCAGCAGCAGCGGGAGCTGCCGCCGTCGCAGCGCAGGGAAAGTAG
- a CDS encoding DUF3073 domain-containing protein, translating into MGRGRQKAKHTKVARELKYFSPNTDYSQLERELASSNPSEEDRWAEYADKYNDDSDDDSAEGEDK; encoded by the coding sequence ATGGGGCGCGGCCGTCAGAAGGCAAAGCACACCAAGGTCGCACGGGAGTTGAAGTACTTCAGCCCGAACACCGATTACTCGCAGCTAGAGCGCGAGCTCGCTTCGAGTAATCCCTCAGAAGAGGATCGTTGGGCTGAGTACGCAGACAAATACAACGACGACAGCGACGACGACAGCGCTGAGGGCGAAGACAAGTAA
- a CDS encoding DUF445 domain-containing protein — protein MTIFKRDVSTAHNGYVPLIHRRTLGAVTPADFDRLHSLRRMQGLALGLLGFMAVLFVVSFIFQDRLPWLAYVRAASEGGMVGALADWFAVTALFRHPLGLPIPHTNLIANKKDEIGEGLGSFIEENFLADDVVHNKLSEISGARMAGEWLRMPGHAERVSEMISGIALGALTVLDDQDVQELTESLVRRHVVDPDWGPLLGRATESFVTGGHHEALVELAAGRIEQWLVQHPQAFDKMLSSQLPQWVPSIVDRFVDQRIHAEAVRFVRRVAGEPDHPARAAITKFLEDLSRDLQHQESLQEQLEAFKHEVFNSPRIRTLAASTWQAARAALVEMLEDPQSELRQRMTVALQDFGRNLEADSTLQFKIDVWVMNVVEYLVSTYRHDLAQVVSDTVQRWDTQEAAEKIELQVGKDLQYIRINGTVIGSLAGLAIFAIAQLVIAPLAGV, from the coding sequence ATGACAATTTTTAAGCGTGACGTGTCGACAGCGCATAATGGGTACGTGCCTTTGATCCACCGCCGAACGCTCGGCGCCGTCACCCCCGCCGACTTTGACCGACTGCATTCGCTTAGACGCATGCAGGGGCTCGCCCTCGGTCTTTTGGGGTTTATGGCGGTGCTGTTTGTCGTATCGTTCATCTTTCAAGACCGACTCCCGTGGCTTGCCTATGTGCGTGCTGCGAGCGAGGGCGGCATGGTCGGCGCACTCGCCGACTGGTTCGCGGTGACCGCACTGTTCAGGCACCCGCTCGGACTTCCGATTCCCCACACCAACCTCATTGCCAACAAGAAAGATGAGATAGGAGAGGGTCTCGGGTCTTTCATCGAAGAGAACTTTCTCGCCGACGACGTCGTGCACAACAAACTTTCTGAGATCAGCGGTGCGCGCATGGCTGGCGAATGGCTCCGCATGCCCGGTCACGCCGAGCGCGTCAGTGAGATGATCTCGGGAATCGCACTCGGCGCGCTCACCGTGCTCGATGACCAAGATGTGCAAGAGCTCACCGAGTCGCTGGTGCGGCGCCACGTTGTGGATCCAGATTGGGGGCCACTGCTCGGTCGCGCGACCGAATCGTTTGTCACCGGCGGGCACCACGAGGCGCTCGTCGAGCTCGCCGCGGGGCGCATCGAGCAGTGGCTCGTGCAGCACCCTCAAGCGTTCGACAAGATGCTGTCATCTCAGTTGCCGCAGTGGGTGCCGAGCATTGTCGATCGTTTTGTGGATCAGCGCATTCACGCTGAAGCGGTGCGTTTCGTGCGACGTGTTGCAGGCGAACCGGATCACCCCGCTCGTGCGGCGATCACCAAGTTTCTCGAGGACCTCTCACGTGACCTGCAGCACCAGGAATCGCTCCAAGAACAGCTCGAGGCGTTCAAACACGAGGTGTTCAACAGCCCACGAATCCGCACTCTCGCGGCGAGCACCTGGCAGGCCGCGCGCGCCGCGCTCGTCGAGATGCTCGAGGACCCGCAGAGTGAGCTGAGGCAGCGCATGACGGTCGCCCTTCAGGATTTCGGACGCAATCTCGAAGCCGATTCAACGCTGCAGTTCAAGATCGACGTGTGGGTTATGAACGTAGTGGAATATCTCGTTAGCACTTACCGGCACGACCTCGCACAGGTCGTTTCAGACACTGTGCAGCGATGGGATACGCAGGAGGCTGCGGAGAAAATTGAGCTTCAGGTTGGTAAAGACCTGCAGTACATTCGCATCAACGGCACCGTGATCGGCTCGCTCGCGGGCCTCGCGATTTTCGCGATTGCACAGCTAGTCATTGCTCCGCTCGCGGGTGTGTAA
- a CDS encoding efflux RND transporter permease subunit, giving the protein MHLLTALSLKNRSLIALVTIVAAVFGVISVGSLKQELVPSTEYPTIAVVTTYPGASPEVVNNDVSGLIETALRGVPRLKSTHATSSTGSSVVLAEFTYGANIPATEQKVERAVGRISQLLPETADTQIFAGSLDDFPIIQIAVRPPPGVDSEETAKLIDRLVVPSLGELSGVRQAQLSGDCGDRVTITPNADALADRGLTTQSITDALQQSGTLVAGGSVEDEGSTLAVQIGSRLTSVEEIASITIPRTAQEFAEYHQALQIQKAQQEKLSQEAELSQDAQLLQPTQDAQGTQPLPQEAPFEAPTLSDVVSIGDVASVTLEPNPVTGYSRVNGEPALTISVTKTSQANTVEVSHQVRAEIENISAQLNGAKLTVVFDQAPYVEQSIESLTTEGLLGLLFAVLTILVFLLSVRATLVTAISIPTSILLAFIGMYFADYSLNMLTLGALTISIGRVVDDSIVVIENIKRHLVVGTGRAETIIRAVREVAGAITAATMTTVAVFLPMAFISGIVGELFKPFAFTVTIALAASLFVSLTIVPVLAYWFLKPEKRKDLALATSKSEESSEARTTNWLTKGYRPIIEWTLKRPAITLLISVLILGGTVLATPLMKTNFLSEDEQNSIGLTQTLAPGVSLDAQLEQVERVEGALEDVSEIDIVQVSIGGDGSGIAALFGGGSDGAISYSLTIDPDADQAAVKDSIRTAVDALDDAGEFALGQASGSTSMTSTIEVNVTAPDQEALAEASDAVVTELKKQSSLEQIESDLGASRPYVNVTVDREAAAEAGLSEAAVASLVSSSIEPSRVGEIAIENSTVNVYVDRGVAPEDVSGVAALKVETAQGEKRLDELATIEFADGPVTVRTGNNQRMVTVSALPKADNLTAANADVMSALRAVNLPAGAEASVGGVLAQQAEAFEQLGLALLASILIVYVVMVATFRSLLQPLLLLISVPFAATGALLLLIATDIPLGVASLIGVLMLIGIVVTNAIVLVDLVNQYRERGDALREAVLHGSLQRLRPIVMTALATILALTPMALGVTGKGGFISQPLAVVVIGGLFSSTLLTLVVLPTLYYIVERHRDTRSFVSGSVK; this is encoded by the coding sequence ATGCATCTCCTCACCGCGCTCAGTCTGAAGAACAGATCACTCATTGCGCTTGTAACCATCGTGGCGGCGGTGTTCGGAGTCATCAGTGTGGGTTCACTCAAGCAAGAACTCGTGCCCTCAACCGAGTATCCAACAATAGCCGTGGTGACGACCTACCCGGGCGCTTCGCCTGAGGTGGTGAACAATGATGTCTCGGGGCTGATTGAGACGGCCTTGCGTGGGGTTCCAAGGCTCAAAAGCACACATGCAACCTCGAGCACGGGCAGCTCAGTCGTGCTTGCCGAATTTACCTACGGGGCAAATATTCCGGCCACCGAACAAAAAGTAGAACGCGCGGTTGGCCGCATTTCGCAGTTGCTGCCAGAGACGGCCGACACACAAATCTTCGCCGGAAGCCTCGACGATTTTCCTATTATTCAGATAGCGGTGAGGCCGCCACCAGGGGTCGACTCAGAAGAGACGGCGAAGCTCATCGATCGCCTCGTGGTGCCCTCTCTCGGTGAGCTTAGCGGTGTGCGGCAGGCGCAACTCTCGGGCGATTGTGGTGACCGGGTCACGATTACGCCCAACGCCGACGCACTTGCGGATCGTGGATTGACCACCCAGTCGATCACCGATGCGTTACAGCAGAGCGGAACGCTCGTCGCGGGCGGAAGCGTTGAAGACGAAGGTTCGACGCTCGCGGTGCAGATCGGTTCGCGCCTCACCTCTGTTGAGGAAATAGCCTCAATCACGATTCCACGCACCGCGCAGGAGTTTGCGGAGTACCACCAAGCTCTGCAGATACAGAAGGCGCAGCAGGAGAAGCTTTCACAAGAGGCAGAGCTTTCGCAAGACGCACAGCTTCTTCAGCCGACACAGGATGCTCAAGGAACGCAGCCTCTGCCTCAGGAAGCACCATTTGAGGCTCCGACGCTGAGCGATGTCGTATCCATCGGAGACGTTGCGAGTGTCACGCTCGAGCCGAACCCGGTCACCGGATATTCACGAGTGAATGGTGAGCCTGCCCTAACGATTAGCGTCACGAAGACTTCTCAGGCCAACACCGTCGAAGTCTCGCATCAGGTGCGAGCTGAAATCGAGAATATTTCGGCGCAACTCAATGGTGCAAAACTCACCGTTGTGTTCGATCAGGCGCCGTACGTCGAACAGTCAATTGAGTCGCTCACCACAGAGGGTCTGCTCGGCCTGTTGTTTGCGGTGCTCACTATCCTTGTGTTCCTTCTGTCGGTACGTGCAACCCTCGTTACCGCCATTTCGATCCCGACCTCGATACTCCTCGCCTTCATCGGAATGTACTTTGCCGATTACTCGCTCAACATGCTCACGCTCGGCGCCCTCACCATCTCAATCGGTCGGGTAGTCGACGACTCGATTGTGGTGATTGAGAACATCAAACGCCACCTCGTAGTGGGCACAGGTCGCGCGGAAACAATCATTCGAGCCGTACGCGAGGTAGCTGGTGCGATTACTGCCGCGACCATGACCACCGTTGCGGTGTTCCTACCCATGGCTTTCATAAGCGGTATTGTCGGCGAACTCTTCAAACCCTTCGCCTTCACAGTGACGATCGCGCTCGCCGCATCGCTGTTCGTTTCACTCACGATTGTGCCGGTGCTTGCTTACTGGTTCTTGAAGCCAGAGAAGCGTAAAGATCTCGCGCTAGCCACCTCGAAGTCTGAGGAAAGCAGCGAGGCACGGACAACGAACTGGCTCACCAAGGGTTACCGGCCGATCATTGAGTGGACCCTGAAGCGCCCCGCGATCACATTGCTCATTTCAGTGCTTATTCTCGGCGGCACCGTGCTCGCGACGCCGCTTATGAAGACGAACTTCTTGAGTGAAGACGAGCAGAACTCGATCGGCCTCACGCAGACGCTCGCGCCGGGCGTGAGCCTCGACGCGCAACTTGAGCAGGTGGAGCGCGTTGAGGGCGCCCTTGAAGACGTGTCCGAGATCGATATCGTCCAGGTCTCGATTGGCGGTGACGGTTCGGGCATCGCCGCGCTCTTCGGTGGTGGATCGGATGGGGCTATCAGCTACTCGCTCACCATCGACCCCGATGCTGATCAGGCGGCCGTGAAGGACTCAATCCGCACTGCCGTCGACGCGCTTGACGACGCTGGTGAGTTCGCGCTCGGCCAAGCAAGCGGAAGTACCTCAATGACGAGCACGATTGAAGTGAACGTCACTGCACCCGACCAGGAGGCGCTTGCTGAGGCGAGCGACGCGGTGGTCACGGAGCTCAAGAAGCAGTCGAGCCTAGAGCAGATTGAGAGCGATCTTGGCGCGTCACGCCCATACGTGAATGTCACGGTGGATCGTGAAGCGGCAGCCGAAGCAGGACTGAGCGAAGCCGCTGTTGCGAGCCTGGTCTCGAGCAGTATTGAGCCGAGCCGAGTCGGCGAGATCGCGATCGAGAACTCGACCGTGAATGTCTATGTGGATCGCGGTGTCGCCCCCGAAGATGTTTCTGGTGTTGCGGCGTTGAAAGTTGAGACTGCGCAAGGAGAAAAACGACTTGACGAGTTGGCGACGATCGAATTTGCAGACGGCCCGGTCACTGTGCGCACTGGGAACAACCAACGCATGGTGACGGTCTCGGCGCTACCAAAGGCCGACAATCTCACAGCCGCAAATGCTGACGTAATGAGCGCGCTTCGCGCCGTCAACTTGCCGGCTGGGGCCGAGGCGAGCGTTGGTGGCGTCTTGGCTCAACAAGCAGAGGCATTCGAACAGCTTGGTCTTGCGCTGCTCGCATCTATCCTCATCGTGTATGTCGTAATGGTCGCGACGTTCCGCAGCCTCTTGCAACCGCTGTTACTGCTCATATCGGTGCCATTTGCGGCAACCGGGGCGCTGCTATTGCTTATTGCAACAGACATTCCCCTCGGCGTCGCGTCGCTCATCGGCGTGCTCATGCTCATCGGCATCGTGGTGACGAACGCGATCGTGCTCGTCGACCTCGTGAACCAGTATCGGGAACGAGGCGACGCGCTCCGAGAGGCCGTGCTGCACGGATCCCTACAGCGTCTTCGCCCCATCGTGATGACAGCGCTCGCAACAATCCTCGCGCTCACGCCGATGGCGCTCGGAGTGACCGGCAAGGGCGGCTTCATCTCGCAGCCGCTCGCCGTGGTCGTGATTGGCGGGCTGTTTTCTTCAACCCTGCTCACGCTTGTGGTGCTGCCTACGCTCTACTACATCGTGGAGAGACATCGAGACACCCGATCATTTGTCAGTGGCTCCGTGAAATAA